Within the Sebastes umbrosus isolate fSebUmb1 chromosome 5, fSebUmb1.pri, whole genome shotgun sequence genome, the region tgttttgtaattttatgaGTGTATTTCCAGGATAGTCTCAACAGATACATCTTATCATCTCTTACACAATTCTCACTTCTGTCTTCTGATGCGCAGGTACACGACATATTTTCTAAAAGTGGAGAAGTGAAGCGCATCATCATGGGCCTGGACAAAGTCAAGAAAACAGCCTGCGGATTCTGCTTTGTAGAGTATCCTTCTTAATATGAGACCcaaattaaaaatagttttaaaatacTTGCATTCACTCATATGCACAGCAAACACACCTCCATATCAAGTCAACAGTCTGCCTGCTGGGTTACTAACCAAATCACCATGCATTATTAAGCTTTACCACCATAGCATGAAGTTTGCAAGTTTAGGTTAATAGACCTTAACCCCTGCTGTACCAGATACTACACACGTTTAGGTGCAGAAAATGCCATGCGCTTCATTAATGGCACACGGCTGGATGACCGTATCATCAGGACAGACTGGGACGCCGGCTTCAAGCAGGGACGGCAGTTCGGCCGCGGCAAATCTGGAGGACAGGTGAGGATTCTCACATGTGTTTGTTATGagttattttatgtaattatcCCACTATGGATGCTGACAGgtttttatatgtaaaaatgtatgtgGAAAGCTCTGGTTACCTTACCTTTTTCAAACCATGGCCCCCAACCGGagtgattttcttttaaaggtACCCTCTTCGAGCTAGGCCGTCagacgggagagagagagagagggagagagagagagagcaacgaTGGTGGAGCAAGCTAGAGAGTGAACAAAGTGAGGGACcattagtgagaacaaagcagcgaatcagagaaataaaacgcaattttctgattgtttcccaGTGATTaagttctaaaacacaaataaacacacaactaactctgCATAACTCTGCGGGAAGTTGCAGAGTTGCCGGATTTtgaactagaagtgcactcagagagcgcagacctccgccaaggcaggtttcatgtacgtcgcatGAGGAAGGTAATGAATGCAGctgaggtctgtgtgtgtgtggctcagcGCTACTCTCCGTCAAACTACAGACACGCAGCGATCATAGCAGCACTTGCACACAGCAGAtgagaggcagaggagcaaaggGATCACTGGAGCACATGCACAAAACGCAGCCCGTTATCATCCGTGAAATACGGACAATTTGTAACTGACGGGGCTAAAAGACTTGTGTCTTGGTATCAGAAgctgaggggcgtgacaaagcaatgatatttgaccacctgaatgGGCAGCACACCCTGCACGCTGTTGTTGGCTGGGACGTTACACCCCCATGTGGGGCCCAAAAGCTGTTGGCAGACGGCCAGCAGCATCCCGAGTAAAGCAAaatatgcataataataataatatccagGCAGAGGTTCAGAGTCTCTGCAGAagcagacaccaccacacacttctagtggggcaGAAGTGATAATTGAGAGGGAATTTTTTTCTATCtttctatacattgttttttaggaaattcttGGGTATTATACCTTTTAATGCAGATATATCTCTGTCGGTGTATATGTCGGCTAATAAGTAAGACATTGCAGCACAGAAATTAACTATGTTTGAGGTCATTCAGAAACTGTCACCATGACATAGTTTGTCCACAAGAGAGCACTGACAGGTTGATTTTTCAACCGTAAAATATCTTGCTCCTTATGTATCTTGGCCACAATTtataaaagaaaagcaaatatATGGGATCTATATCAAGAtggtttgtttatgttatgtttttatgtttcaaaATGACTATTGGATTTAATATCCCATGGGCATAAATGCATATTTCCTCACTGTCAAAGATCCACTTCAGTGGGAAACGCTGAATCCTTATTTTGgcataaaataaacagattgcaTATCTCAGCAGCTTCAATCCACAAATGCTTAtgtgtgctttttaaaaatccatATCTCTCGCTCAAATTAAAAGCATCCCGGACAAGTCACATTGtaccataaaataaaatatatagtttGGCAGTGTTTTCCAAAATAGAGGGAACAGATAACTTAACTACTATAGTAGTTTGAACCATTTCTGATGTTAAGGGTTAATATGTAGTCTATTACACGATCAGATTTTAAAACACTGCCGACCTCTAACGTCCTGGGTGTTTATGTCATCATGGTGTTCGGGGTCTCCTGCTTACCCGTTTTGTCTGTCCTTCATATTTATAAAAAGATTtggaaaacaatattaaaacacacCATATTATGGTATTTGAAAATGACATATGCTGAAATGGCATTCAAACAAAATCAATACACTATATCATGACATTTTAATACAGCAGTATGATATTTAGAAAGTGATATCCTGTCCAAAAATAAATTATGCATGATTAACCGTGGCCTTTTGAAGAGACAGCATTACTATAGCGTGGCATTTGAAAAATGAAAGTCTGTTATGCTGTTAACAAATACATAATCTTGTCCACTTTTGCTGTCGTGGTACACAATGAGCTTTCTGGGAGAGTGTAAATGAGGAAATGTAAATATTGGACTAAGATCTGGCTTATTGTGGGTGAAAATACAGACTTATCCCCTCAGTGTGTACCTTTTAGAATAAGTCCCCCCTCCATTAAACAAATGAATGGTGTGTATTTTACATGTCCTCTGGTTGTGTTTTTGCTTCTTGTGTAGGTGAGAGATGAGTACAGGCAGGACTACGACCCAGCCAGAGGCGGCTACGGTAAGCTGGCTCAGCAGCATCACTCCACAGAGGCACGTAATACGTTTTAGACACCACAGCAGTCTGCCTGGACTTCCTGCACCAGATGAACTCTCCAGCAATGCCTCTACATGCTACCACAGATTGTTTGTCCCAGCAGGTCTGCACGGACCACTGGATCTCAGAAATTAGcagatgttatttatttatttcctgttcTGACTGCCTCTCTGACTTTCATAGCTGTTCTCAGTCTACATGATAGCACAGGCCAAACCTCAACATTGCTATATGATATACATATTTAGTGATGTTATCCTGCGCATTGACATACCATCAATTTCCCCGCAGGCTGGGAAAGGCTCTGATAGCATGTGGTGACTGGGTTGATGATGTATCAAATGTCAAGACAAAGTTATGTGGCGTTTCCATGTCGGGTTAAAATAATACTCTGCTGAAGTAATAGATAGGAAGCATTCTGTTATCTTACTGATTGCCGTGACTGAAAATTTGTGTCCCAAATTgggtttacttttttaaataaaaatttttttttttttttctaatctgtGTGAGGTCTGGTAATCCAGCGGTCTGTGCTTGATTTTGTGAATGTCATTCAGCTCAGGCTTTTCAGGGGAGAATATTACATATACTTTAATACATATTTAGCAAATAAATagattaaacctgcaataacagaTTTGGTGGCCACTTGTGGGAagtgg harbors:
- the ncbp2 gene encoding nuclear cap-binding protein subunit 2 isoform X1 — translated: MSSTMAVKLNALVSDSYVDISQYRDQHFKGNRYDQENLLKQSHTLYVGNLSFYSTEDQVHDIFSKSGEVKRIIMGLDKVKKTACGFCFVEYYTRLGAENAMRFINGTRLDDRIIRTDWDAGFKQGRQFGRGKSGGQVRDEYRQDYDPARGGYGKLAQQHHSTEARNTF
- the ncbp2 gene encoding nuclear cap-binding protein subunit 2 isoform X2 — translated: MSSTMAVKLNALVSDSYVDISQYRDQHFKGNRYDQENLLKQSHTLYVGNLSFYSTEDQVHDIFSKSGEVKRIIMGLDKVKKTACGFCFVEYYTRLGAENAMRFINGTRLDDRIIRTDWDAGFKQGRQFGRGKSGGQVPSSS